The nucleotide window CGAAGCTGGGGGAATATCAGTCCTTCGTGGCGCGGCTGGAAAGCGGGCAGCGAAGGGTGGACGTCGTGGAGTTCTTGGAGTTGGCGGAATTGCTGAATTTCGACCCGGCAAAGGCAATCCGGCAGATCGTCGGAAGTAGAAACTAGATCGCCGCG belongs to Rhodopseudomonas palustris and includes:
- a CDS encoding helix-turn-helix domain-containing protein, encoding MVKTLGTERHKALIALLVEKREAAGLTQTELAAKLGEYQSFVARLESGQRRVDVVEFLELAELLNFDPAKAIRQIVGSRN